A region of Desulfolithobacter dissulfuricans DNA encodes the following proteins:
- a CDS encoding HD domain-containing protein, with protein MSSILDADRLKILREISAGYCMEEGGPHGPDHSERVYRMAMNLGRELSARLDILGAAALLHDIGRRRESESRGIICHAEIGADMAVPVLQGLDFPEADIKEIVHCIRAHRYRGREKPASLEAAILFDADKLDSIGAIGIGRAFLFAGQIGARLHNPELAPEETESYTTEDTAYREFQVKMSRVRDQMLTEPGRRLARRRHEFMEIFFDELNREIYGNETDPGK; from the coding sequence ATGAGCTCGATCCTTGATGCCGACCGGCTGAAAATCCTTCGGGAAATAAGTGCCGGCTACTGCATGGAAGAAGGCGGCCCCCACGGCCCGGACCACAGCGAACGGGTCTATCGCATGGCCATGAACCTTGGGCGGGAACTCTCGGCCCGGCTGGATATTCTCGGGGCCGCTGCCCTGCTGCATGACATCGGCCGGCGCAGGGAATCAGAGAGCCGGGGAATCATCTGTCATGCGGAAATCGGCGCCGACATGGCGGTCCCGGTCCTCCAGGGACTGGATTTTCCCGAGGCCGATATCAAAGAAATCGTTCACTGCATCCGAGCCCATCGCTACCGGGGCCGCGAAAAACCCGCTTCGCTGGAAGCCGCCATTCTTTTTGACGCCGACAAGCTCGATTCCATCGGTGCCATCGGCATCGGTCGCGCCTTTCTCTTTGCCGGCCAGATTGGCGCCAGACTGCACAATCCCGAGCTGGCTCCTGAAGAAACAGAGTCCTATACCACCGAAGACACGGCCTACCGGGAGTTCCAGGTCAAAATGTCCCGGGTGCGCGACCAGATGCTTACTGAGCCGGGCCGCCGTCTTGCCCGCCGCCGGCACGAATTCATGGAGATATTCTTCGATGAACTGAACCGGGAAATCTATGGCAATGAAACCGATCCCGGCAAATAA
- a CDS encoding YkgJ family cysteine cluster protein, translating into MADTSPFQSIAQAERFRFACHPGVPCFTECCRQLDLALTPYDVLRLKNNRNLHSGRFLEQFVLIEWEEGMVFPLCYLTMVDDGRASCVFVTREGCSVYPDRPGACRAYPVGRGVSRGQDGTIREQFVLVREGHCQGFAEDTEQTPSEYFKDQGLELYNLYNDEVAGLLQHEQVQLGFRPDRAQLDLFILALYNLDMFRQELADGRIAMKRPLSPGELQGLAGDDEQLLLLGIRWLKQEFFGE; encoded by the coding sequence GTGGCAGATACCAGTCCCTTTCAATCCATTGCGCAGGCAGAGCGTTTCCGCTTTGCCTGCCATCCCGGGGTTCCCTGTTTCACCGAATGCTGTCGGCAGCTCGACCTGGCCCTGACCCCCTATGACGTGCTGCGGCTGAAAAACAACCGCAACCTGCATTCGGGCCGCTTTCTCGAACAGTTTGTCCTCATCGAGTGGGAAGAGGGCATGGTCTTTCCCCTGTGCTACCTGACCATGGTGGATGATGGGCGGGCCAGCTGTGTCTTTGTCACCAGAGAGGGCTGCTCGGTCTATCCCGACCGGCCCGGGGCCTGCCGGGCCTATCCGGTGGGACGCGGGGTCTCCCGCGGACAGGACGGCACCATCCGGGAGCAGTTTGTCCTGGTGCGCGAAGGCCATTGCCAGGGCTTTGCCGAAGACACGGAGCAGACCCCGTCGGAGTATTTCAAAGACCAGGGCCTCGAGCTCTACAACCTCTATAACGACGAGGTGGCCGGCCTGCTGCAGCACGAGCAGGTCCAGCTGGGATTCCGGCCGGACAGGGCCCAGCTCGATCTCTTTATCCTTGCCCTCTACAATCTGGACATGTTCCGCCAGGAACTGGCCGACGGACGGATCGCCATGAAAAGGCCCCTGTCTCCTGGTGAACTCCAGGGCCTGGCCGGTGACGACGAACAGTTGCTGCTTTTAGGTATCCGCTGGCTCAAACAGGAATTTTTCGGCGAATAG